GTGCGGCGATGATGCCCACGGCCTCACCGATGTCCACGGTCTTGCCGGTGGCCAGCGAACGGCCGTAGCAGAGGGCGCAGGTGCCGACGCTGGACTCACAGGTGAGCACGGAGCGGACCTTGACCTCGGTGATGCCTGCCTTGAAGAGCTCATCGATGACCACGTCACCGCAGTCGGTGCCGGCGGCCGCAAGGACCTTGCCCGTGGAGTCCACGACGTCGACGGCGAGGGTGCGTGCGTAGGCACTGTTCTCGACGTTCTCGTCCAGGACCAGCTCACCGTTGGAATCGGCGACGGCGATGGGCGTGACCAGGCCACGCTCGGTGCCGCAGTCCTCTTCGCGGACGATGACGTCCTGGGACACGTCCACAAGGCGACGGGTCAGGTAACCCGAGTTTGCGGTACGCAGCGCGGTGTCAGCCAGGCCCTTACGGGCACCGTGCGTGGCGATGAAGTACTCCAGCACCGACAGGCCCTCGCGGTAGGAGGACTTGATGGGACGCGGGATGATTTCACCCTTCGGGTTGGCCACCAGGCCACGTATACCCGCGATCTGGCGGACCTGCATCCAGTTACCACGTGCACCGGAGGACACCATGCGGTTGATGGTGTTCATCGGCGACAGGCTGTCGCGCATTGCCTGGGCGATCTCGTTGGTTGCCTTGTTCCAGATCTCGATCAGTTCCTGGCGACGCTCGTCGTCGTCGATCAGGCCCTTGTCGTACTGGCCCTGGATCTTGGCAGCGCGTTCCTCGTAACCGGCGAGGATCTCAGGCTTTGCGGCCGGAACCTCGATGTCCGAGATGGCGACGGTAACGCCCGAGCGGGTGGCCCAGTAGAAACCGGCATCCTTGAGGTTGTCCAGCGTTGCCGCGGTGACGACCTTCGGGTAGCGCTCGGCGAGGTCGTTGACGATGCGGGACAGTTCGCCCTTGTCGGCAACAGCCTCAACCCACGGGTAGTCCTCGGGCAGGGTCTCGTTGAAGAGAACCTGGCCCAGGGAGGTCTGGACGAGTGCCGGCTGGCCCGGCTCCCAGCCCTCCGGAGCTTCCCAGCCGGCGTACGGCACGAAGCCTTCGAGGCGGATCTTGACCTGCGAGTTCAGGTGCAGCTCGCGGGCGTCGAACGCCATGATAGCCTCTGCGACCGAGCCGAAGATGCGGCCTTCACCGGCCGAGCCCTTCCGCTTGGTGGTCAGGTGGTAGAGGCCGATGATCATATCCTGCGACGGCAGGGTGACCGGGCGTCCGTCAGAGGGCTTCAGGATGTTGTTGGAGGACAGCATCAGGATGCGGGCTTCAGCCTGGGCTTCGGGGCTCAGCGGCAGGTGGACTGCCATCTGGTCGCCGTCGAAGTCGGCGTTGAAGGCGCCACAAACCAGCGGGTGGAGCTGGATTGCCTTGCCTTCAACAAGCTGCGGCTCGAAGGCCTGGATGCCGAGGCGGTGCAGGGTGGGTGCACGGTTGAGCAGCACCGGGTGTTCGGTGATGATCTCTTCCAGCACGTCCCAAACCTGCGGACGGTAACGCTCAACCATGCGCTTGGCCGACTTGATGTTCTGGGCGTGGTTGAGGTCAACCAGGCGCTTCATCACGAACGGCTTGAAGAGCTCCAGCGCCATCTGCTTGGGCAGGCCGCACTGGTGCAGCTTCAGCTGCGGACCGACGACAATGACCGAACGGCCCGAGTAGTCGACGCGCTTGCCCAGAAGGTTCTGGCGGAAACGGCCCTGCTTGCCCTTGAGCATGTCGCTCAGGGACTTCAGCGGACGGTTGCCCGGTCCGGTGACCGGACGGCCGCGGCGGCCGTTGTCGAAGAGGCTGTCAACAGCTTCCTGAAGCATGCGCTTCTCGTTGTTGACGATGATCTCCGGAGCACCGAGGTCAAGCAGGCGCTTGAGGCGGTTGTTGCGGTTGATCACGCGGCGGTACAGGTCGTTGAGGTCGGAGGTCGCGAAGCGGCCGCCGTCCAGCTGGACCATGGGGCGCAGTTCCGGCGGGATCACCGGGACGGCGTCGAGGACCATGCCAAGCGGGCTGTTGTTGGTGGTCAGGAACGCGTTGACCACTTTCAGGCGCTTCAGGGCGCGGGTCTTGCGCTGGCCCTTGCCGTTGGCAATGATGTCGCGCAGCAGGTCCGATTCGGCCTGCATGTCGAAGCTCTCAAGGCGCTTCTTGATGGCTTCGGCACCCATGGAGCCTTCGAAGTACATGCCGTAGCGGTCGCGCAGCTCACGGTACAGGCCTTCGTCACCTTCGAGGTCTGCGACCTTGAGGTTCTTGAAGCGGTCCCAGACCTGCTCGAGGCGCTCGATGTCGGCGTCCGCACGCTTGCGCACGTTGGCCATCTGGCGGTCCGCGGAGTCGCGGGCCTTCTTCTTGTCGGCAGCCTTCGCGCCTTCGCCTTCGAGGCGGGCGATTTCGCCTTCGAGGTCGCGGGCGATCGCCGCGATGTCGGAGTCGCGGTTGTCGATGAGCTGCTTCTTCTCGATGTCGTGCTCAACCTGCAGGTTGGGCAGTTCCTCGTGGCGGGCGGCTTCATCAACGCTGGTGATCATGTAGGCGGCGAAGTAGATGACCTTTTCGAGGTCCTTCGGCGCCAGGTCAAGGAGGTAGCCCAGGCGTGAGGGAACACCCTTGAAGTACCAGATGTGCGTGACCGGAGCGGCCAGTTCGATGTGGCCCATGCGTTCGCGGCGGACCTTTGCGCGCGTGACTTCAACGCCACAACGCTCACAGATGATGCCCTTGAAGCGCACGCGCTTGTACTTGCCGCAGTAGCATTCCCAGTCCCGGGAGGGGCCGAAGATCTTCTCGCAGAAGAGGCCGTCCTTCTCGGGCTTGAGCGTGCGGTAGTTGATGGTTTCCGGCTTCTTAACCTCGCCGTAAGACCAGCCGCGGATGTCTTCCGCGGTGGCGAGGCCGATCTGCATGAGGCCGAAGGAGGATTCGCTGGACATATGGTCCCTGTTCTCTCTTGTTCTCTAAATTCTGAAGTCTTGGGTGCGGGATGAGGAAGGAGGACGACGACGGGCACCGGCCCGTCGTCGTCGGACTCCTTAGACCTCTTCTACGGAACTGGGCTCTGCACGGGACAGATCGATACCCAGTTCCTCCGCAGCCGTGAAGACTGCGTCATCAGAGTCACGCATTTCAATTGTGGTTCCGTCCGTGGAGAGGACTTCCACGTTCAGGCACAGCGACTGCATTTCCTTGATCAAGACCTTGAAGGACTCGGGAACGCCCGGCTCGGGGATGTTCTCGCCCTTGACGATGGCTTCGTATACCTTCACGCGGCCATGGATGTCGTCAGACTTGATGGTGAGGAGCTCCTGGAGCGTGTAGGCGGCGCCGTAAGCTTCGAGCGCCCACACTTCCATTTCACCGAAGCGCTGGCCACCGAACTGTGCCTTACCACCCAGCGGCTGCTGCGTGATCATGGAGTACGGGCCGGTGGAGCGCGCGTGGATCTTGTCGTCCACCAGGTGGTGGAGCTTCAGGATGTACATGTAGCCGACCGAGATCGGATCCGGGAACGGCTCGCCGGAGCGGCCGTCGAACAGGCGGGTCTTGCCGGAGGAGTTGATCAGGCGTTCGCCGTCACGCGTCACGTTGGTGGAGTCGAGCAGGCCCGTGATTTCCTCTTCGCGGGCGCCGTCGAACACCGGCGTTGCAACAGTGGTCTGGCCACTCTCGCGCGGCAGGTTCGGCAGCTGCTTGACCCATTCGGGCTCGCCTTCGATCTTCCAACCGGTCTTGGCAACCCAGCCGAGGTGCGTCTCGAGCACCTGGCCCACGTTCATACGGCCCGGAACACCCAGCGGGTTCAGGACGATGTCAACGGGGGTACCGTCGGCCAGGAAGGGCATGTCCTCAACGGGGAGGATCTTGGAGATGACACCCTTGTTGCCGTGGCGGCCGGCGAGCTTGTCGCCGTCGGTGATCTTGCGCTTGGCAGCGACGTAGACGCGGACCAGCTGGTTGACGCCCGGGGGCAGCTCGTCGTCGTTGTCGCGGTCGAAGACGCGCACGCCGATGACCGTGCCGGACTCGCCGTGGGGCACCTTCAGGGAGGTGTCGCGCACTTCGCGGGACTTCTCGCCGAAGATCGCGCGCAGCAGGCGCTCTTCCGGGGTCAGCTCGGTTTCACCCTTCGGGGTGACCTTTCCGACCAGGATGTCGCCGGCTTCAACCTCGGCACCGATGTGGATGATGCCGCGCTCGTCCAGGCCCGCCAGGACTTCCTCGGACACGTTGGGGATGTCACGGGTGATTTCCTCGGCACCAAGCTTGGTGTCGCGGGCATCGATCTCGTGCTCCTCGATGTGGATGGAGGAAAGAACGTCCTCGGCAACAATGCGCTGCGAGAGGATGATGGCGTCCTCGAAGTTGTGGCCTTCCCATGACATGAATGCCACGAGCAGGTTCTTGCCGAGGGCGAGCTCGCCCTGGTCCGTTGCCGGACCGTCGGCGATGATGCCGCCAACTTCCAGGCGCTGGCCTTCGTTCACCAGGACACGGTGGTTGTAGCAGTTGCCCTGGTTGGAGCGGGCGAACTTGTTGATGCGGTAGTTGGTCTCGGTGCCGTCGTCGTTTAGCATGATGACGAGCTCGGCGGAAACCTCGGTGACCACACCGGCCTTCTTCGCGATGACAACGTCACCGGCGTCGACGGCTGCTGCGCGCTCCATGCCGGTGCCCACGAACGGAGCCTCGGAACGGACCAGCGGCACGGCCTGGCGCTGCATGTTGGCACCCATGAGTGCGCGGTTGGCATCGTCGTGCTCGAGGAACGGGATCAGGGCGGTAGCCACGGACACCATCTGGCGCGGGGAAACGTCCATGAACTCGACGTCTGCGGCGGGAACGAGGACAGGCTCGCCTCCACCACCGCGGGCACGGACCAGGACGGTCTCTTCGGCGAACTTCTTGTTCTCGTCCAGCGGCGCGTTGGCCTGGGCGATCAGCACTTCGGCCTCGTCGTCGGCCGTCAGGTACTGGACGTCGTCGGAAACGACGCCGTCCTTGACCAGGCGGTACGGGGTCTCGATGAAGCCGAACGGGTTGATGCGTCCGTAGGAAGCCAGCGAACCGATCAGGCCGATGTTCGGGCCTTCAGGGGTTTCGATGGGGCACATACGTCCGTAGTGGGACGGGTGCACGTCACGGACTTCCATGCCGGCGCGGTCACGGGACAGACCACCGGGGCCAAGCGCGGACAGGCGGCGCTTGTGGGTCAGGCCCGAGAGCGGGTTGTTCTGGTCCATGAACTGCGAGAGCTGGGAGGTTCCGAAGAACTCCTTGATCGCGGCGACCACGGGGCGGATGTTGATCAGGGTCTGCGGCGTGATGGCCTCGACGTCCTGGGTGGTCATACGCTCGCGGACAACGCGCTCCATGCGGGACAGGCCGGTGCGGACCTGGTTCTCGATGAGCTCGCCGACGGCGCGGATGCGGCGGTTGCCGAAGTGGTCGATGTCGTCGATTTCGACGCGCAGGTCCACCTCCTGGCCATCGCGGGTGCCCTTGATGGTCTTCTCGCCGGCGTGCAGCGCGACGAGGAACTTGATCATGGCAACGATGTCTTCAACGTGCAGGACCGAAGCTTCCTTGTCGCCAAGGGAGCGGTCGATGCCAAGCTTGCGGTTGATCTTGTAGCGGCCAACCTTGGCCAGATCGTAGCGCTTGGAGTTGAAGTACAGGTTGTCCAGCAGCGACTGGGCAGCCTCGACGGTGGGCGGCTCGCCCGGGCGCAGCTTCCGGTAGATGTCAAGCAACGCGTCTTCGCGGGTTTCGGTGGCGTCCTTCTCCAGGGTTGCCCGCATGGAGTCGTACTGGCCGAACTCCTCGAGGATCTGGCCTTCGGTCCAGCCGAGGGCCTTGAGCAGGACCGTGACGGACTGCTTGCGCTTGCGGTCGAGGCGCACGCCGACCTGGTCGCGCTTGTCGATTTCCAGTTCGAACCAGGCGCCGCGGGACGGGATGATCTTCGCGGTGAAGATGTCCTTGTCGCTGGTCTTGTCGGCGGCGCGCTCGAAGTAGGCGCCCGGAGAACGGACCAGCTGGGAGACGACGACACGCTCGGTGCCGTTGACGACGAAGGTGCCCTTCTCGGTCATCAGCGGGAAGTCACCCATGAACACGGTCTGCTGCTTGATTTCGCCCGTGTTGTTGTTCATGAACTCGGCCTTGACGTACAGGGGAGCCGAGTATGTAGCGTCCCGGTCCTTGCACTCGGCCATGGTGTATTTGGGGTCAGCGAACTCCGGATCGGAGAAGCTCAGGGACATGGTGCCCTGGAAGTCCTCGATCGGGGAGATCTCTTCGAAGATGTCCGACAGGCCGGACGTAGTGGCGACGCTGAGATCGTTTTCTTCGACAGCCTTCGCTACGCGTGCCTGCCAGCGCTCATTTCCGACCAGCCAGTCGAAGCTGTCCGTCTGGAGGGCAAGCAGATTCGGAACGTCAAGAGGTTCGTGAATCTTTGCGAATGAGAGCCGGCGAGTGGCACCATCAGTGCTGTCGGCGGTGTTAGCGGTTTCGTTATTAGAGGTGCTCGAGGCGACCAAGAGGGATCCTTCCACAGACCTTCAGGCGTTTTCAGATCTCCCCCGCTGTGCACCCTGCGGAATGCTCCGCAGTGCTACCAGTCCGGTTCCGCTATATGACCCGGGGCCCGTGCTGACCATGCTGTGACGTTGTTGACGGCACGTTGATTGTCAGCTGCCAGGCAAAGCCCACCGCTATATGAAGGCTGAAGGTAAACAGGGAAGACGCAAATATCTACGATACGGCAAAATAACCTACATGTCTACCCCACATCCGGCCCGATTGCAAGCACCGGTTTCCGCCCAGCTCTACGGCACCATTTGAAGGGGCCCCCTGAACAAGCCCCGGGACGCCACCCGCTTTCCGGGATGCACCTCGCTTTGCGGAATGCACCTGGCGGGACCGGCGTTTGAATAGTTAGGTGACCAGGGTCACGGTACCCTTGGTGGCCTACACCGAAAATAGACCGGAAGAGATAACCATGGGCAACTCTCCTGACAACACTGACGTTGTCATACTCGCAGCAGCGCGCACACCGCAGGGCCGGATCAACGGTCAACTGGCAAGCTTCACCGCGGTGGAGCTCGGGGCCCGCGCCATCAAGGCTGCCCTGGAAGCCAGCGGCGTGGGCGCCGCCGACGTGGACGCCGTCATCATGGGCCAGGTGCTGCAGGCGGGCGCCGGCCAGAACCCCGCCCGGCAAAGCTCCATTGGCGCCGGCATCGGCTGGGACGTCCCTGCCGTGACCGTGAACAAGGTGTGCCTGTCCGGGCTCACCGCGGTGATCGACGCTGCCCGCCTGATCCGGGCCGGGGAGGCGGACGTTGTGGTGGCCGGCGGCCAGGAATCCATGACCCGGGCCCCGCACCTGCTGCCCGGCTCCAGGCAGGGGTGGACGTACGGCTCAATCCAGGCACTGGACGCCGCCGCCCACGATGGCCTGACTGACGCCTTCGACGGCCAGTCCATGGGCCTCTCCACCGAGACCCGCAACCTGGCCCTGGGGATTGACCGGACCTCCCAGGACAACGTCGCGGCGCAGTCCCACCAACGTGCCGCGCTGGCTGCCAAGAATGGAACGTTCGACGACGAGATCGTCCCGGTCAGCGTGAAGCAGCGCAAGGGCGACCCCATCGTGGTGTCCACGGACGAAGGGGTCCGGCCCAACACTTCCGTGGATTCCCTCGCCGGCCTGCGCGCCGCCTTCGTCACGGACGGCACCATCACCGCCGGGAACTCCTCTCCCCTGTCCGACGGGGCGGCCGCCCTTGTGCTGGCCTCCCGCGGTTATGCGGAGAAACACGGCCTTGAGTACCTTGCTGTGGTTGGGAAGCCCGGGCAGGTGGCAGGACCGGACAACTCGCTGCACTCCCAGCCGTCCAACGCCATCCGGGACGCTTTGGCACGGGCGGGCTGGACCGCTGCTGACCTCGACTTCATTGAAATCAACGAGGCCTTCGGATCGGTGGCGGTGCAGTCACTGAAGGACTTGGACTACCCGCTTGAGAGGTGCAATATCCATGGCGGGGCAATTGCGCTGGGCCACCCTATCGGGGCCTCCGGCGCCCGCCTGGCCGTGCATGCAGCCCATGAACTCAAGCGCCGCGGAACCGGCAAGGCGGCAGTGTCCCTGTGCGGCGGCGGCGGGCAGGGCGAAGCGCTCCTGCTGTACCGCGACTAATGGCGGGCCAGATCAGGAAGGACGCGGACGGCGTCGGACATGGACGCTTCCTGGCCGATGCCGCCGCCCGCGGCCTGCAGGTGGACGTCGTCGAAAGACCCGCCGCCAAAAGCCTCGAGGAAGCAGCCGGCATCCTGGGAATCACGCCGGGGGACATCGTGAAGTCGCTGGTGGTCAAGCACAAGGACGGCTCGTTCCTGTTTGCGCTGATTCCCGGCGACCGCCAGATCTCGTGGCCCAAACTGCGGACACTGGTGGGCGTCAACAAGCTGTCGCTGCCGCCCGCGGACGTGGCCCTGGATGCAACCGGCTATGAACGCGGCACCATCACCCCGCTGGGCAGCACCAAGAGCTGGCCGGTCTATGCGGACTCCACCGTGACCGGGCGCAGGATCTCGATGGGCTCAGGGGCCCACGGCTACAGTGCCTTCGTGGACGCGGACGCCCTGACCGCAGCACTGGGTGCCGTGGTCGCGGACATCAGCGACCCCGCCTGACCTCCCCGGACCCAACTAGGTAGCGCCAAGTGTCGTTTTGAACCCTCAAAACGACACTTAGCGCTACCTAGTTGGGCTGGGAACGCAAAAGCCCCGCCCACTAGATGTGGGCGGGGCTTTTCGTGGAAAAGGCGCTGTTACTTGAGGGTAACGGTGGCGCCTGCAGCCTCGAGCTGCTCCTTGGCCTTCTCGGCAGCTTCCTTGGTTGCACCTTCGAGGACAGCCTTGGGAGCGCTGTCAACCAGGTCCTTTGCTTCCTTGAGGCCCAGGGAAGTGATGGCGCGAACTTCCTTGATCACTGCGATCTTCTTGTCGCCGGCTGCTTCGAGGACGACGTCGAAGTCGGTCTTCTCTTCAACCTCTTCAGCAGCTGCGCCACCGGCGGGGCCGGCAACTGCAACAGCAGCAGCGGTAACTTCGAAGGTCTCTTCGAAGAGCTTGACGAACTCGGAGAGCTCGATGATGGTCAGTTCCTTGAAAGCTTCAATGAGCTCTTCGTTGCTGAGCTTCGCCATGGTAGGCGTCCTTCCTGTTGTGGTGTTCAGCGGCACGGGGCCGGGCATCACACCGGAGTCTGGTGGGGTGAAGAGACTTAGTTCTCTTCAGCTGCGGGAGCGTCAGCCGGGGCTTCAGCTTCTGCGGCAGGTGCTTCTTCAGCGGCAGGCGCCTCGGCAGCTGCCGGTGCACCGTTCTCTTCTTCAAGCTTGAGGCGCAGTGCGTCAATGATGCGTGCAGCGGCGGCGGCAGGGGCCTTGAGGACGCCTGCAACCTTGGCGAGCTGCAGCTCACGGGACTCGAGTGCTGCCAGTGCGGCAACCTCGCTGGCGTTCAGAGCCTTGCCCTCGAAGTAGCCGGTCTTGATGACGAGCTGCTTGTTGGTCTTGGCAAAATCCGTCAGGCTCTTGGCAGCGGCAACTGCGTCACCCTTGATGAACGCGATTGCAGTGGGGCCGGAGAGCTGGTCGTTGAATGCTTCAACGCCGGCTTCCTTGGCTGCAATGGCGGTCAGGGTGTTCTTGACGACCGCGAACTTGGTGTCCTGGCCGAGAGAAACACGCAGCTGCTTGAGCTGTGCAACGGTGAGCCCACGGTATTCGGTCAGGACAGCGGCGTTCGATTCCTTGAAATCGTTAGTGATCTCAGCTACTGCTGAAACCTTGGTAGGCGTTGCCATAACCCTCCTTCCGGGGATAGTGCCGGTATTCGACGGTCCCCGCTCAAGGTGAGCTAAAACTAAAAACGCCCCGCGCAGATGCACGGGGCTTGGCTCAACACGGATATCCCATGGAGCTGCTGCTTCGTTCACCTGCGCCGGCCGCCCTACGTTGAGGGTCCTTCGTCCAGAAATCCACTGCGCCTCCCGCGCACAACTGCAGAGTTGAGCCATGTTCGAGAGAGTGGATTTCCAACAACCGACGGTCTTTGGTCCTTCAAGTCTACGGGAGAGCCATCACTGCGCCAAATCGCGCCGTCAGCTGGTGCTTGTGCCCAGCTGCGGGAGTTCTTTCTGCCAGATGCCGGTGACCCCGGCCGTCTGGAACCCCAGCTGCTTGTTGACCGTCAGGAGGTACCGGTTTTCCGGCGCATTCCAGGTGTAGATGATCCGGGCATCCGGAAACTGTTCGGTGAGCCGTTCCATGTTTGCCACCTTGATCAGCAGGCCGAGCTTGTTTCCGCGGTGTTCCTGCAGCACCAGTGTGTCGTCCTGGAAGACAACATCGGCGCGGTGAGCCAGGACAGTGATGGTGGTCAGGCCCACAAGGGCGCCGGTGGCGAGGTGCTCGACGGCGGTGACCACCGTCCGCCGCCCCTGCGCGATGGCGACGTCTTCCGCTTCCCGGAGGATGCCGCCGTCGAACACCATGTCCTGCTCAACGGGCGCTTCCAAGGAGGGATCGACGTCGGCACCCGCCTGGTTCTCAAGGACGGCGACAGCTTCGAGCCATTGGTCAGGGCACCGGTCCGTCCAGTGGTGCAGCCGGTAGCGGCCGTTGTTGGCCTCTTCCGCTTCGGCCTGCAGATCCGCAACCAGCTTCGAATCCAGCGGCAGGGCGCAGGAGCTGAACTGTTCAATGTGTTGGAGCGTGTACCCGGTCTTCTGCGCGAACTCTACTTCGCGGCTCTCAAGCGGCACGAAGCCCTGGCCGGAA
The Arthrobacter sp. PGP41 genome window above contains:
- a CDS encoding GNAT family N-acetyltransferase, which encodes MAKDVKIEQLWIPDSLESPDAADFLAAVEVGRKVRMQTWGSDDLAYEPLEKLLEFEDPYERQLILVAKVEGEIVGTVDIALPLTDNLDLAEFTLDILPEFQRQGVGRRLLQAAEQLARAEGRTMILVDTNHPGASLHEFEKAQLVPGSGQGFVPLESREVEFAQKTGYTLQHIEQFSSCALPLDSKLVADLQAEAEEANNGRYRLHHWTDRCPDQWLEAVAVLENQAGADVDPSLEAPVEQDMVFDGGILREAEDVAIAQGRRTVVTAVEHLATGALVGLTTITVLAHRADVVFQDDTLVLQEHRGNKLGLLIKVANMERLTEQFPDARIIYTWNAPENRYLLTVNKQLGFQTAGVTGIWQKELPQLGTSTS
- a CDS encoding acetyl-CoA C-acetyltransferase, yielding MGNSPDNTDVVILAAARTPQGRINGQLASFTAVELGARAIKAALEASGVGAADVDAVIMGQVLQAGAGQNPARQSSIGAGIGWDVPAVTVNKVCLSGLTAVIDAARLIRAGEADVVVAGGQESMTRAPHLLPGSRQGWTYGSIQALDAAAHDGLTDAFDGQSMGLSTETRNLALGIDRTSQDNVAAQSHQRAALAAKNGTFDDEIVPVSVKQRKGDPIVVSTDEGVRPNTSVDSLAGLRAAFVTDGTITAGNSSPLSDGAAALVLASRGYAEKHGLEYLAVVGKPGQVAGPDNSLHSQPSNAIRDALARAGWTAADLDFIEINEAFGSVAVQSLKDLDYPLERCNIHGGAIALGHPIGASGARLAVHAAHELKRRGTGKAAVSLCGGGGQGEALLLYRD
- the rplL gene encoding 50S ribosomal protein L7/L12 produces the protein MAKLSNEELIEAFKELTIIELSEFVKLFEETFEVTAAAVAVAGPAGGAAAEEVEEKTDFDVVLEAAGDKKIAVIKEVRAITSLGLKEAKDLVDSAPKAVLEGATKEAAEKAKEQLEAAGATVTLK
- the rplJ gene encoding 50S ribosomal protein L10, translating into MATPTKVSAVAEITNDFKESNAAVLTEYRGLTVAQLKQLRVSLGQDTKFAVVKNTLTAIAAKEAGVEAFNDQLSGPTAIAFIKGDAVAAAKSLTDFAKTNKQLVIKTGYFEGKALNASEVAALAALESRELQLAKVAGVLKAPAAAAARIIDALRLKLEEENGAPAAAEAPAAEEAPAAEAEAPADAPAAEEN
- the rpoB gene encoding DNA-directed RNA polymerase subunit beta; translation: MVASSTSNNETANTADSTDGATRRLSFAKIHEPLDVPNLLALQTDSFDWLVGNERWQARVAKAVEENDLSVATTSGLSDIFEEISPIEDFQGTMSLSFSDPEFADPKYTMAECKDRDATYSAPLYVKAEFMNNNTGEIKQQTVFMGDFPLMTEKGTFVVNGTERVVVSQLVRSPGAYFERAADKTSDKDIFTAKIIPSRGAWFELEIDKRDQVGVRLDRKRKQSVTVLLKALGWTEGQILEEFGQYDSMRATLEKDATETREDALLDIYRKLRPGEPPTVEAAQSLLDNLYFNSKRYDLAKVGRYKINRKLGIDRSLGDKEASVLHVEDIVAMIKFLVALHAGEKTIKGTRDGQEVDLRVEIDDIDHFGNRRIRAVGELIENQVRTGLSRMERVVRERMTTQDVEAITPQTLINIRPVVAAIKEFFGTSQLSQFMDQNNPLSGLTHKRRLSALGPGGLSRDRAGMEVRDVHPSHYGRMCPIETPEGPNIGLIGSLASYGRINPFGFIETPYRLVKDGVVSDDVQYLTADDEAEVLIAQANAPLDENKKFAEETVLVRARGGGGEPVLVPAADVEFMDVSPRQMVSVATALIPFLEHDDANRALMGANMQRQAVPLVRSEAPFVGTGMERAAAVDAGDVVIAKKAGVVTEVSAELVIMLNDDGTETNYRINKFARSNQGNCYNHRVLVNEGQRLEVGGIIADGPATDQGELALGKNLLVAFMSWEGHNFEDAIILSQRIVAEDVLSSIHIEEHEIDARDTKLGAEEITRDIPNVSEEVLAGLDERGIIHIGAEVEAGDILVGKVTPKGETELTPEERLLRAIFGEKSREVRDTSLKVPHGESGTVIGVRVFDRDNDDELPPGVNQLVRVYVAAKRKITDGDKLAGRHGNKGVISKILPVEDMPFLADGTPVDIVLNPLGVPGRMNVGQVLETHLGWVAKTGWKIEGEPEWVKQLPNLPRESGQTTVATPVFDGAREEEITGLLDSTNVTRDGERLINSSGKTRLFDGRSGEPFPDPISVGYMYILKLHHLVDDKIHARSTGPYSMITQQPLGGKAQFGGQRFGEMEVWALEAYGAAYTLQELLTIKSDDIHGRVKVYEAIVKGENIPEPGVPESFKVLIKEMQSLCLNVEVLSTDGTTIEMRDSDDAVFTAAEELGIDLSRAEPSSVEEV
- a CDS encoding DNA-directed RNA polymerase subunit beta' gives rise to the protein MSSESSFGLMQIGLATAEDIRGWSYGEVKKPETINYRTLKPEKDGLFCEKIFGPSRDWECYCGKYKRVRFKGIICERCGVEVTRAKVRRERMGHIELAAPVTHIWYFKGVPSRLGYLLDLAPKDLEKVIYFAAYMITSVDEAARHEELPNLQVEHDIEKKQLIDNRDSDIAAIARDLEGEIARLEGEGAKAADKKKARDSADRQMANVRKRADADIERLEQVWDRFKNLKVADLEGDEGLYRELRDRYGMYFEGSMGAEAIKKRLESFDMQAESDLLRDIIANGKGQRKTRALKRLKVVNAFLTTNNSPLGMVLDAVPVIPPELRPMVQLDGGRFATSDLNDLYRRVINRNNRLKRLLDLGAPEIIVNNEKRMLQEAVDSLFDNGRRGRPVTGPGNRPLKSLSDMLKGKQGRFRQNLLGKRVDYSGRSVIVVGPQLKLHQCGLPKQMALELFKPFVMKRLVDLNHAQNIKSAKRMVERYRPQVWDVLEEIITEHPVLLNRAPTLHRLGIQAFEPQLVEGKAIQLHPLVCGAFNADFDGDQMAVHLPLSPEAQAEARILMLSSNNILKPSDGRPVTLPSQDMIIGLYHLTTKRKGSAGEGRIFGSVAEAIMAFDARELHLNSQVKIRLEGFVPYAGWEAPEGWEPGQPALVQTSLGQVLFNETLPEDYPWVEAVADKGELSRIVNDLAERYPKVVTAATLDNLKDAGFYWATRSGVTVAISDIEVPAAKPEILAGYEERAAKIQGQYDKGLIDDDERRQELIEIWNKATNEIAQAMRDSLSPMNTINRMVSSGARGNWMQVRQIAGIRGLVANPKGEIIPRPIKSSYREGLSVLEYFIATHGARKGLADTALRTANSGYLTRRLVDVSQDVIVREEDCGTERGLVTPIAVADSNGELVLDENVENSAYARTLAVDVVDSTGKVLAAAGTDCGDVVIDELFKAGITEVKVRSVLTCESSVGTCALCYGRSLATGKTVDIGEAVGIIAAQSIGEPGTQLTMRTFHTGGAVSASGGDDITQGLPRIQELFEARTPKGVAPIAEAAGRITIEESERQMRLVITPDDGTEEIAYPVLRRSRLLIEDGDHVTVGQKLINGPVDPKQVLRIMGPRAAQKFLVDEVQGVYRSQGIGIHDKHVEVIVRQMLRRVTVIESGESDLLPGELAERSRFEDANRRVVSEGKTPASGRPELMGITKASLATESWLSAASFQETTRVLTQAAMEGKSDPLLGLKENVIIGKLIPAGTGLPRYTEVTVEPTEEAKANLFTGPSAFSDFSYDTLGGDGAPEFHAIPLDDYDLGNDFR
- a CDS encoding aminoacyl-tRNA deacylase yields the protein MAGQIRKDADGVGHGRFLADAAARGLQVDVVERPAAKSLEEAAGILGITPGDIVKSLVVKHKDGSFLFALIPGDRQISWPKLRTLVGVNKLSLPPADVALDATGYERGTITPLGSTKSWPVYADSTVTGRRISMGSGAHGYSAFVDADALTAALGAVVADISDPA